The following are from one region of the Nostoc cf. commune SO-36 genome:
- a CDS encoding M14 family zinc carboxypeptidase, with translation MESIGKSYEGRDIWLFTVTNFATAAHQEKPALWVDDNIHATELAPSCKH, from the coding sequence ATCGAAAGTATTGGCAAAAGTTACGAAGGGCGTGACATCTGGCTATTCACAGTTACCAATTTTGCCACTGCTGCACATCAAGAAAAACCTGCCCTTTGGGTTGATGACAACATCCACGCCACTGAACTAGCACCGTCATGCAAACATTAG
- a CDS encoding CHAT domain-containing protein: protein MLRRISQSLKRFLKRLIASKQTSSLKGARGHNLVEILPELTNADLEQLFIQLLEGVHQARGRQWALRYLQRIENRVPAERWIDWLVMFGESLLASPTPNPLLATQMVQLGELGVGRIGDVAYNIGIRLMQNLPTEIEYQDNQAEDVVEITPGQELLRDLGEQLWEYDEPDVVEMTPGQDLLRNLGEQLWEYDEPDVAEIITDEEIPSSPGQELIRNLGEQLWEYDVPDVEPITSAPENAFFEERLPENFEEVVLGYEREEAQTTIPANVPLPAAEDSITSLAQLRFGDEEVVQITTPVNILSTTQRTELVTSPSVETWDNTLTNLEPNVANTLDELWVRLDQSTNLVQQLASNLAVQSSNSPGIIERHNDNPITHAQGWFYQGLSQAKTGDLLGAIASYDQAIALQPEFSEYWFNRGLTLFHLERFEEAIASYERATQLKPDFYKAWYTRGGTLGELGYFEEAIASFDKAIEIKPDYQEAWSSKGLALLKLGWLPEAIASYDQALHLEPEDQENWYHRGIALAVSEQFAEAIVSYDRAIEIDPEYHEVWIDRGVVLFNLGRWSEAIASWDKALSVQADFYLAWYNRGIALDNLGRRQEAIASYRQAIAIKPDFHLAWYNQAVALFYLEQFVEAIACYDNALQIKQDYWEAWIGRGTAIGHLVNSDVLQNLLSSITAANPALQLGGYEGKVASYEEGLKHLRTDTHPEGWGRLHLAIANTYYEEGKKHTNTRDYWRKAASEYHQALLTLTLEYFPQLHLEVLQSLSKVLMGLGQTTQVQELLQRGTDLLRQLLSEETRSDESKKQLALKFAGFDQLAVDLAVESGDLVEAWEIAEQGKNACLNWLLSGWNDNIYSPYYGAIQQLFNPTTAIIYWHISPVALHTFILKDQAPSPILLFTPMQDTGAISLGEDAIRLNELPLPEAVQRLIEFETWLEDWHQQYQEYRTTAQDKESKSHHSWRTEMEEKLLQLYEILNISTIAQELEGITQLVLIPHRDLYKLPIHTLFHLSSPSPEELPNVESNFSVTYLPSAQIGLSIRTEDIWQWQNKFLLSVEHPESTGYPTLKFAKLESEIVSQMFNNIQRIQGAEATKSIVENALSDNYNILHFTGHVANNLAEPKKSELALAGEDRLTLDEICQQNLGSYNLITLSACENLSTSNHTINSEYVSLVSGFVSQGVPHVVSTLWSVESSASALVMIEFYRRLQPNKSAVTALAEATRWLKELTAGELTKWYEDILNNLHPEEVRIQTYLTTQLYRNSKMASDKNLYNHPYYWAAFTITGKQN from the coding sequence ATGCTCAGGCGGATATCGCAGTCGCTTAAAAGGTTTTTAAAGCGCCTCATTGCAAGTAAGCAGACTAGTTCTCTCAAGGGTGCGAGAGGACACAATCTGGTGGAAATACTACCAGAACTAACCAATGCTGATCTGGAACAATTGTTTATCCAATTGTTAGAAGGCGTGCATCAAGCACGAGGACGACAGTGGGCATTGAGGTATCTGCAACGGATTGAAAATCGGGTTCCGGCTGAACGCTGGATAGACTGGTTGGTGATGTTTGGCGAAAGCTTGCTAGCTTCACCTACGCCAAATCCTCTTTTGGCAACACAGATGGTGCAATTGGGGGAACTTGGTGTTGGCAGAATTGGAGATGTTGCATACAACATTGGCATCCGGCTAATGCAAAATTTACCTACAGAGATAGAGTATCAGGACAATCAAGCAGAAGATGTCGTAGAAATTACTCCTGGGCAAGAACTGCTCCGCGATTTGGGCGAGCAGTTATGGGAGTATGATGAGCCAGATGTCGTAGAAATGACTCCTGGGCAAGACCTGCTCCGCAATTTAGGCGAGCAGTTATGGGAGTATGATGAGCCAGATGTCGCAGAAATCATCACCGATGAAGAAATCCCAAGTTCCCCTGGGCAAGAACTGATTCGCAATTTAGGTGAACAGTTATGGGAGTACGATGTGCCAGATGTTGAACCAATTACGTCAGCACCCGAAAATGCCTTTTTTGAGGAAAGATTGCCCGAAAACTTCGAGGAAGTAGTATTGGGGTATGAAAGGGAAGAAGCCCAAACTACAATACCCGCAAATGTCCCTCTCCCCGCAGCAGAAGATTCAATCACTTCTTTAGCCCAACTGCGGTTCGGCGATGAAGAAGTTGTTCAAATTACAACACCAGTAAATATCCTTTCCACCACACAAAGGACTGAATTAGTAACATCTCCCTCGGTGGAAACCTGGGATAACACGTTAACGAATTTAGAGCCAAACGTGGCTAATACCTTAGACGAGTTATGGGTGAGGTTGGATCAAAGTACCAACTTAGTCCAGCAACTTGCTTCTAACTTGGCAGTTCAAAGTAGTAATTCCCCCGGTATTATTGAGCGACATAATGATAATCCGATTACCCATGCTCAAGGGTGGTTTTACCAAGGTCTAAGCCAAGCGAAAACAGGTGATTTGTTAGGGGCGATCGCATCTTATGACCAAGCGATCGCACTGCAACCAGAATTCTCCGAATATTGGTTTAACCGAGGCTTGACGCTGTTCCATTTAGAACGCTTTGAAGAAGCGATCGCATCTTATGAAAGAGCCACACAACTGAAACCCGACTTCTACAAAGCTTGGTACACCCGGGGTGGAACTCTCGGAGAATTAGGATACTTTGAAGAAGCGATCGCTTCTTTTGATAAAGCGATAGAAATCAAGCCAGACTATCAAGAAGCTTGGTCTAGCAAGGGTTTGGCGCTGCTGAAATTAGGTTGGCTACCAGAAGCTATTGCTAGCTATGACCAAGCGCTGCATCTGGAACCAGAAGACCAGGAAAACTGGTATCACCGAGGCATAGCCCTAGCTGTAAGTGAACAATTTGCCGAGGCGATTGTATCTTATGACAGAGCGATAGAAATTGACCCAGAGTACCACGAAGTTTGGATAGACAGGGGTGTAGTGCTGTTTAATTTAGGAAGATGGTCAGAAGCGATCGCCTCCTGGGATAAAGCACTTTCAGTTCAAGCCGACTTTTACTTAGCTTGGTACAACCGGGGTATAGCATTAGACAACTTGGGGCGTAGACAAGAAGCGATCGCCTCCTATCGGCAAGCGATCGCTATCAAACCCGACTTCCACCTAGCTTGGTATAATCAGGCAGTAGCACTGTTTTATTTAGAACAATTTGTCGAAGCGATCGCTTGTTATGACAACGCTTTGCAAATTAAACAAGATTATTGGGAAGCTTGGATTGGTCGGGGAACTGCGATCGGTCATTTAGTCAACTCTGACGTATTGCAGAATTTATTGAGTAGTATCACAGCAGCAAATCCCGCCTTACAACTGGGTGGCTACGAAGGGAAAGTAGCCAGCTACGAGGAAGGGTTAAAGCATCTGCGGACAGATACCCACCCAGAAGGTTGGGGTAGATTGCATTTAGCGATCGCTAATACTTACTACGAAGAAGGTAAAAAACATACCAATACGCGCGACTATTGGCGTAAAGCTGCATCTGAGTACCATCAGGCACTGTTAACCCTCACATTAGAATATTTTCCCCAGTTGCATTTAGAGGTTTTACAATCTCTAAGCAAAGTGCTAATGGGCTTGGGACAGACAACACAAGTTCAAGAATTGCTGCAACGCGGTACAGATTTATTGCGACAATTACTGAGTGAAGAAACTCGCTCAGATGAAAGTAAAAAACAGCTAGCTTTAAAATTTGCAGGCTTTGATCAATTAGCTGTTGATTTAGCTGTAGAGTCGGGTGATTTAGTAGAAGCTTGGGAAATTGCCGAGCAAGGTAAAAATGCTTGTTTAAACTGGCTGCTTTCTGGCTGGAATGATAATATATACTCGCCTTATTATGGCGCAATTCAACAACTATTCAATCCCACAACAGCAATTATTTACTGGCATATTAGTCCAGTTGCCCTACATACTTTCATTCTCAAAGACCAAGCGCCATCACCAATTCTCCTGTTTACACCCATGCAAGATACTGGGGCAATATCTTTAGGAGAAGACGCTATCCGTCTTAATGAATTGCCTTTACCCGAAGCAGTGCAACGCTTAATTGAATTTGAAACTTGGCTAGAAGATTGGCATCAACAATACCAAGAATATCGCACTACAGCCCAAGACAAAGAAAGTAAAAGTCACCATTCTTGGCGAACTGAGATGGAAGAGAAACTGTTGCAACTGTATGAAATCCTAAATATTTCCACAATTGCACAGGAACTCGAAGGCATCACCCAACTGGTCTTAATTCCTCACCGTGACTTGTACAAATTGCCCATTCATACACTTTTCCATCTTTCTTCGCCATCACCAGAAGAGTTACCCAACGTAGAATCAAATTTCAGCGTCACCTATCTACCTAGTGCCCAAATAGGTTTATCAATCAGGACTGAGGATATTTGGCAGTGGCAAAATAAGTTCTTGCTTAGTGTTGAACATCCTGAAAGTACAGGTTATCCTACACTGAAATTTGCCAAACTGGAGTCTGAAATTGTTAGTCAGATGTTCAATAATATCCAACGAATTCAGGGAGCAGAGGCTACGAAAAGTATTGTTGAAAATGCCCTATCTGATAATTATAATATTTTGCATTTTACGGGTCATGTCGCTAATAATTTAGCTGAACCTAAAAAATCAGAATTAGCATTAGCAGGTGAAGACAGACTGACTCTCGATGAAATCTGCCAACAAAATCTAGGAAGTTACAACCTTATTACTCTCTCTGCTTGTGAAAATTTGAGTACTAGCAACCACACTATCAATAGCGAATATGTGAGTTTAGTCAGTGGTTTTGTGAGTCAAGGCGTACCTCATGTAGTGAGTACTCTCTGGAGTGTAGAATCTTCGGCTAGTGCTTTGGTAATGATCGAGTTTTACCGAAGATTACAGCCCAATAAATCAGCAGTTACTGCCTTAGCGGAAGCAACACGATGGCTGAAAGAACTAACTGCTGGAGAGCTAACAAAATGGTATGAAGATATCTTGAATAATCTGCATCCAGAGGAAGTAAGAATTCAAACTTATTTAACAACACAACTATATAGAAATAGTAAAATGGCATCAGATAAAAATCTTTATAACCATCCTTATTACTGGGCAGCATTCACGATTACGGGGAAGCAAAATTAG
- the dnaX gene encoding DNA polymerase III subunit gamma/tau has product MSYEPLHHKYRPKSFAELVGQEAIATTLTNAIGTSKIAPAYLFTGPRGTGKTSSARILAKSLNCLKGDKPTAEPCGVCEVCQGITKGYALDVIEIDAASNTGVDNIRELIEKAQFAPVQCRYKVYVIDECLTGDSLVLTDEGLQRIDDPTIKDKKVLSYNDSSLKWEFKKVVRWLDQGERQTLVIKTTNREIRCTGNHLIRTNQGWLPAKDVKEGVKILSPVNVDAASSFTNLVSMDAPGDLLADTSLKAIHQGKNHTTWNLSLNKLNYSDLSVLVGVEKSSIFQPFYKKKAEESSASSLAGKNIHIKKDTEFGNLEQKSSLPMRQLSSQMHLGLSTEPYLGIALSVIPINTVDSPDCVGHTQKSSKDGWNTKLIALKNCVQNCELQLTKDTEAYQLPVTPLVIPNSKMSWKSLNQMGIKNSSLWTGLIELPQKGLLGGTWMMAHSVSVHKEVHKFNCIQKDSLAQKINSSPVGLQQWDIQPQQSFIPEVLQAKHTTTSRWAQAPVENGWQTLNNIPSPRWITSLETVESVHLAGVERVYDIEVADNHNFVANGLLVHNCHMLSTQAFNALLKTLEEPPRHVVFVLATTDPQRVLPTIISRCQRFDFRRINLEAMVKHLSAIASFENIHISPDAVTLIAQLSQGGLRDAESLLDQLGLLAGEVTPERVWDLVGTVSEQDLLGLLNAIAQDKPEAVLDSTHYILDRGREPLTILQNLAAFYRDLLVAKTAPNRHDLVACTQQTWTALVEFAQYLDMSAILAGQQHLRTSEVQIKNTTQPRLWLEVTLLGLLPSATNIQPQAPSVAPRVNTPTVSPSYPPAVAQNHLVSSVPQAEPQTNHHSSASPNHQAAVQNQPITSSPPVEQQTNHNSAANSVSPPTPEPASVSVSPANVEPISLEVIEEAEYDLTQVWQQVLANLQPKSRQEMLRQMSHLIEFDGVVARIAIKQAWYDKGKSYLPMITAAFQQTFQREIQINIEKGTSSNSTSAKKNPPPKDSSRVQQPATPTYNQQIPPPAPLPQPTTPPSAPTAAKNGNGANGNSLNGNGVNGNGLNGNGLNKNGVNGNGAQALPPTPKQTPTPDWEPDEVAIAAQRLAEFFNGQIIRFADDFPEFSDSITTPEWVEESDVDDE; this is encoded by the coding sequence ATGTCTTACGAACCCCTGCACCACAAATATCGCCCCAAGAGTTTTGCTGAACTGGTGGGTCAAGAGGCGATCGCGACCACCCTCACGAACGCGATCGGCACATCGAAAATTGCCCCTGCCTATTTATTTACTGGGCCCAGAGGTACGGGGAAAACTTCTAGTGCCCGGATTCTGGCCAAATCCCTCAATTGTCTCAAAGGTGACAAGCCTACTGCTGAACCCTGCGGCGTGTGTGAGGTTTGTCAGGGAATAACTAAAGGCTACGCGCTAGATGTCATTGAAATCGATGCCGCTAGTAATACTGGTGTCGATAATATCCGCGAGTTGATTGAAAAAGCCCAGTTTGCTCCTGTACAGTGTCGTTACAAGGTTTATGTAATCGATGAATGCCTGACTGGAGATTCTCTGGTTTTGACTGATGAGGGACTTCAAAGAATTGATGATCCCACAATTAAAGACAAGAAAGTTCTAAGTTACAACGACTCATCTCTTAAGTGGGAATTCAAGAAAGTTGTCAGATGGTTAGACCAAGGAGAACGGCAAACCCTGGTTATCAAGACAACTAACCGAGAAATTAGATGTACGGGTAATCATTTAATTAGGACAAATCAGGGATGGCTACCAGCAAAGGACGTAAAAGAAGGAGTGAAGATACTATCCCCTGTGAATGTGGATGCAGCATCCTCATTTACAAATTTGGTATCGATGGACGCACCCGGAGATTTGCTAGCGGACACCAGTTTAAAGGCAATACATCAGGGCAAAAATCATACGACCTGGAATCTATCCTTAAACAAGCTGAATTACTCCGACCTTTCTGTGCTTGTGGGTGTGGAGAAAAGCTCGATATTCCAACCTTTTTACAAAAAAAAGGCCGAGGAATCATCAGCATCCAGTCTCGCTGGGAAAAACATCCATATAAAAAAGGACACGGAATTTGGGAACTTAGAACAGAAAAGTTCCTTGCCAATGCGGCAGTTATCCAGCCAAATGCACTTGGGCTTATCTACGGAACCTTACTTGGGGATTGCTCTATCAGTTATCCCAATAAATACAGTAGATTCCCCAGATTGTGTTGGACACACTCAGAAAAGCAGCAAGGATGGTTGGAATACAAAGCTTATCGCCTTGAAAAATTGCGTCCAAAACTGCGAATTACAGCTAACAAAGGATACGGAAGCATATCAGTTACCTGTAACACCGCTTGTGATCCCCAACTCAAAGATGTCTTGGAAATCGTTAAACCAAATGGGGATAAAAAACTCGTCTCTATGGACTGGCTTAATCGAATTACCCCAGAAGGGCTTGCTTGGTGGTACATGGATGATGGCTCACTCAGTCTCAGTCCACAAGGAAGTCCACAAATTCAATTGCATACAGAAGGATTCTCTGGCGCAGAAAATCAACTCATCGCCAGTTGGCTTACAGCAATGGGATATTCAGCCGCAACAAAGTTTTATACCAGAAGTATTACAGGCAAAACATACCACTACATCCAGATGGGCGCAAGCACCAGTAGAAAATGGCTGGCAGACCTTAAACAATATTCCATCCCCACGATGGATTACAAGTTTGGAGACAGTCGAATCTGTTCACCTCGCTGGGGTTGAGCGAGTTTATGACATTGAAGTAGCAGATAATCATAACTTTGTGGCAAATGGGCTTTTAGTGCATAATTGCCACATGCTCAGTACCCAGGCATTCAATGCACTACTTAAGACACTAGAAGAACCACCGAGACACGTAGTTTTTGTATTGGCGACAACAGACCCCCAACGGGTGTTACCAACAATTATTTCGCGCTGTCAAAGGTTTGATTTTAGACGCATTAATTTAGAGGCGATGGTAAAGCATTTAAGTGCGATCGCATCTTTTGAAAACATTCATATTTCACCGGATGCCGTCACCCTGATAGCCCAACTTTCTCAGGGAGGGTTGCGGGATGCCGAAAGTTTACTTGATCAATTGGGTTTGTTAGCGGGTGAAGTAACACCAGAGAGAGTTTGGGATTTGGTTGGCACAGTGAGCGAACAGGACTTGCTGGGGCTGTTAAATGCGATCGCTCAAGATAAACCAGAAGCAGTTTTAGACAGTACTCACTACATTTTAGATCGTGGTCGAGAACCGCTAACTATTCTGCAAAATCTCGCCGCCTTTTACCGCGATTTACTTGTAGCTAAAACTGCACCCAACCGCCACGATCTGGTTGCTTGTACTCAGCAAACCTGGACAGCATTGGTTGAGTTTGCTCAATACTTGGATATGAGCGCGATTTTAGCAGGACAGCAACACCTACGCACATCAGAAGTGCAAATTAAAAATACCACTCAGCCGCGTTTGTGGTTGGAAGTAACATTACTAGGATTGTTACCCAGTGCGACAAATATTCAGCCACAAGCCCCAAGTGTCGCACCACGAGTTAACACACCTACTGTATCTCCAAGCTATCCTCCAGCAGTTGCCCAAAATCACCTAGTATCTTCTGTACCTCAAGCTGAACCGCAAACAAATCATCATAGTTCTGCATCTCCCAATCATCAAGCGGCTGTCCAAAATCAGCCCATCACTTCATCTCCCCCAGTTGAACAGCAAACAAATCACAATTCTGCTGCTAACTCAGTTTCACCACCAACGCCAGAACCTGCATCTGTTTCTGTGTCACCTGCGAATGTTGAACCGATAAGTTTAGAAGTTATTGAGGAAGCAGAATATGACTTAACTCAGGTTTGGCAACAAGTGCTTGCTAACCTCCAGCCAAAATCAAGGCAAGAAATGCTGCGTCAAATGAGCCATCTTATAGAGTTCGACGGTGTTGTGGCTCGAATTGCTATTAAACAGGCATGGTATGACAAGGGGAAATCTTATCTACCGATGATTACGGCAGCTTTTCAGCAAACTTTCCAGCGTGAAATCCAGATAAATATAGAAAAAGGAACTTCTTCAAACTCTACCTCAGCCAAAAAAAATCCTCCCCCAAAAGACTCTAGTCGCGTTCAGCAACCAGCTACTCCTACTTACAATCAGCAAATTCCGCCTCCAGCGCCATTACCACAACCAACCACTCCACCATCAGCACCGACAGCAGCAAAGAACGGAAATGGAGCAAATGGAAATAGTCTGAATGGAAACGGCGTAAATGGAAATGGTCTAAATGGAAATGGTCTAAATAAAAATGGTGTCAATGGAAATGGGGCGCAAGCTTTGCCTCCAACTCCAAAACAAACACCCACGCCTGATTGGGAACCTGACGAAGTAGCGATCGCAGCTCAACGTCTAGCAGAATTTTTCAACGGACAAATTATCCGTTTTGCAGATGATTTCCCAGAATTCTCCGATTCCATAACTACACCTGAGTGGGTAGAAGAATCAGACGTGGATGATGAATAA